TTTTATATTGATGAATCTATGCAAACAAAAGAAGAAGTAACTCTCGTAAATCATAATACCCCGGACAGGGAGATTTTAACTGCCCTCTTACACTTATATTCAAATAAACCAATTAACGAATGTTATACTTTTTCAGAACAGTTAATTACTACCGGTAAAGCCATAAACTTCATTAAAGAAGCCTTAAAATATATCAGTGAATTTGATAAAGTCCCAAGAGCTTTTGAGGCAGGATTTTTAATATATGAAATTGTTTTAAGTGCCACAAGTTTCGCGCAACTAAAAAGACACAGAATGAATACGTTATTAACTCAGGACTATGACCCCGTTCTCGGATACACGATTCCACCGAATATTCAGGAAGTCGGGTTATCACGGGAATTAAAAGAAGTATGTGATAAAAGCACGGATTTGTATAACGAATTCAAGCCTTCCTATGGGAAAGCAGCAGAATATTGTCTGACAAACGCTCACAAAAGGAGAGTACTCCTCGGGATAAATGTACGGCAGTTATACCATATTTCAAGAATACGGGAAGATAAAAGCGCTCAATGGGATATCCGGGACAAAGTAACACAGATGAGTAATCTCGCAAAAAAAGTCGCCCCCATCACAACCATACTCCTCGCCGGCAAACACGATTTTAAGAAAATTTATAATAAGGTAATGAAGTAATTTCCCCTTTGTAGGGACTTGATTTATCAAGTCCACTTTTTTTATTCGTGTATATTCGTGCTCATTCGTGGTAGAAAGCCCTTTGAGTTTAAGCCATTAGGCCAGCTCTGCTGGGATAAATTTTTCTGTTCTTTTCCTCTGTGCTCTCTCTGTTTTCTCTTCCTATTCTATTATCTGTTATTTTTTTCTCTGCGAACTTTGCGTCCCTGCCTGCCGGCAGGCAGGTCTGCGGTGAAAGTTTCTTTTCTCTGTTTTTTTAACTCTAAATCTTATTTGTTTTTGTTCTCTGTGCCCTCTGTGGTTGATTTCTCTACAAAAAAGTCAACAACGTATCCCCGAATTTATAATGTTTTCCTTCGACAATGTCTTCGTGTTTTGAATGCTCGATTATAAAAATATCGCTCTCGCTCCTGTTAACGCCTGCAAATTTTTCAAACAATAACTTTACATATCCTTTATTATACGGCGGGTCTGCGAATAAAATATTTTGCCGCCCCGGAATAAGTAAATCCTGTAATTCTACCTGGGAAAACTTTTTATTTATTATTGTTATTTTATCTTTATACGAATCATCGCTATCTATAATTCCAATATTGGATTTTATTTCTTTTATAACTTTTACGGAACTGTCAACGAATACTATTCTCTCTGCGCCTCTTGACAATGCTTCTATTCCAACCGCTCCACTGCCCGCAAACAAATCAATAAAATTTGCATTTTCTATCCTCTCCCCTATGACATTGAATATTGCAAGTCTAACCGAATCTTGCGTTGGACGTATATCTTCAGGAGCGTTTATTCTTAAGTTTTTAAACTCTCCACCTGTTATTCTCATCTTTTATTTGGAATATCTTTTTGTCGCAAACAACTTGAGATGTCTTAAATAAAACCTTTTTCTTTCATCCACTCGTCATTGAATATTTTTTCAATATAGCTGTATCCGCCGTCCGGCAAAACAGTCACGACAATCTTATTTTCAGGTAATTTTTTTGCCACTTCCAATCCCGCCCAAACCGTTGCTCCGGAAGAACCTCCCACAAAAATTCCCTCTTCCTTCAATAACTGTCTGCTCATTAAAAGGGAGTCTTTATCCGTAACCTGGATAATATCGTCAATGACGCTAAAATCCATATTCTCACACATCATATCTTCGCCTATGCCTTCTACGAAATATACTTTAGGCTCGATGAATTTCTTGCTCTTGAAATAATCATAATATATTGAACCTATCGGGTCAACTGCAATAACTTTAATATCGGGATTCTTTTCTTTTAAGAATTTACCTATCCCGGAAACCGTTCCACCCGTTCCTGCCCCAATAATTACATAATCTATTTTATGTTCCGCCTGTTCCCAGATTTCCGGTCCTGTTATTTTATAATGTGTTTCCAGGTTATCCGTATTGTGATACTGGTTAAGCGCAAATGAATTCGGAGTTTCTTTGGCAATTCTTTTTGCCACTTCATAATAAGATTCGGGAGAATCGTAAGGCACCGCCGTTGGACAAACAAAAACTTCCGCCCCGAAAGCTTTGAGAAAATTAATCTTCCCCATACTCATCTTATCCGGTATCGTAAAAATTGTTTTTTGTCCGTTAACTCCGGCGTATAAAGCAATCCCGACACCCGTATTCCCGGAAGTGTTTTCTACAATCGTGCTGTCGGAGTTTAACTTCCCTTCTGCTTTCGCTTTGTCCAGTATATACAATGCCATCCTGTCTTTAATGGACCCGCCGGGATTAAAGCACTCTAACTTAGCCAAAACAGTAGCTTTTATATCTTTGGTAACTTTATTTAATTTTATAAGCGGAGTATTGCCGATTATTTCAAGAACATTATTATTCCACATATTTTTTAGTTGGAGTTTTCACCGCAGACCTGCCTGCCGGCAGGCAGGGATGCAGAGTACGGAGAGATAAAAACCGAGAACTAATTTTTCCTCTGTGCCCTCTACAGTAAAAATCTTTTATCATCTGTTTGTCTTTTTCTCTTTATTTTAACTCTAAACTTTCTTTTTTTATTTCTGTTTATCTGCGGTTATCGTTTCCGTTTTATCCTTTTTGAATCTTTCTGTATTCTGTTATCTATTTTTTAAACTCTGAACTCTTTACTCTTAACTTTTCTTTTTTCATCCTGTTCATCTGCGTTAATCTGCGTCCAAAAATAGAATTATTTTCCCAACGCCTGTTCAATATCTTTTAACAGGTCGTCTACGTTTTCAATTCCAACGGACAACCTGATTAAGTTATCTTTTATCCCCATTTTTGCTTTATCTTCAGGTGTAAGTGAACTGTGACTCATCGTTGCGGGATGGCTGATTAAAGATTCAACCCCGCCAAGACTTTCTGCAAGAGTAAAAAGTTTCACGCTTTCAAGAAATTTTTTGGTTTCCTTATATCCGCCTTTAATGTCAAAAGCAATCATCCCGCTCATCCCACTCATTTGTTTTTTTGCAAGTTTATATTGTGGATTGGAAGGCAAATACGGAAAATATGTTTTTTCTACCTTAGGATGAGAATCAAGAAATTCTGCTATCTTTAACGCATTTGAAAAATGTTCTTTCATTCTTACGACGAGAGTCTTTATCCCTCTCAAAACAAGCCACGAGTCAAAAGGCCCGGGAACTCCACCGATTGCATTCTGGCAGAATTTCAATCTTTTGTAATAGGTTTCGTCATTTGTAGTTACCGCGCCTGCTATAACGTCACTGTGTCCGCCAAGATATTTTGTAGCACTGTGCAGAACAATGTCTATGCCGAAATCTACAGGTCGCTGGAAATACGGTGTAGCAAAAGTATTATCAACTACGGTAATTAATTTATGTTTCTTGCCTATATCCGCGAATGATTTTAAGTCTACGATTTTCAATAATGGGTTAGTCGGCGTTTCCACCCATAGCATTTTAGTAGCAGGAGTTATCGCTTTAATGACATTCTCCATTTTTGTAGTATCAACAAAAGTAAAAATCAGTCCATAATTATTAAACACGTTCTTAAAAAGTCTATACGTCCCACCGTAAACGTCTAATGTCGAAATTATATTATCCCCGGATTTAAGCAATCCCATAACGGTATTTATTGCAGCCATACCCGATGAAAAAGCAAGACCGTATTTACAATTCTCAAGGCTTGCGAGACACTCTTCAAGCGCAGTTCTTGTAGGGTTTCCTGTCCTGCTGTATTCGTAGCCTTTATGTTTGCCGGGACTTTCCTGAAAATATGTAGATGTCTGGTAAATCGGCGTCGTAACGGCACCGGTGGCAGAATCAGGAGATTGACCAACGTGTATAGCTTTAGTTTCAAATTTCATATTATCTTTCATACTGTCTTTCATACTGTCTTTCATACTGTCTTTCATATTGTTTTATTTATATTGTTCTAATATTCAATTTTTATCGTATTTGTCAATTCTTTTTTTAGTTGGACTTTGTTCCGTCAGGAACTTAGTCCAACTTATCCAGTTTTGTCCGATTTTGGAGGACAAAACTTAAGGAATAGGTTAAGGATACGAAAAGGATTAGTTAGAGTTTGTGCTTTCAATCCGCATTTGTTTTATTCGTGTATATTCGCGTTTATTCGTAGTAAGAAACTCTTATCCACCTCAGGCGGACTATAATTTTCTGTTATTTATTTTACCCGCAACTACTTTTTCTGTGCCTTTTGATTTTAATCTCTTAAATATCCCTGTCCAAAAATTTTCTCTCCTTCGCTTTTCCTTTTAAATAACTTTACAAACCTTTTCTGCCATCTTAGAATTCATAATAAAATCAAAGGAGGTATTATGAAATTAATAATCTGTTCCCTGCTCCTCGCGCAAACCCTTACCGCAGAAACTATAAAAATTAATTACGAATTTCAAAAACCCTCGGTAAAACATGGACAATACGACCTTATTACCATCGCAGGACTTAAATCCTTTATACAACCCGGCAAACCGGTTCTTCCTTCAAAAGATATAAAAATACTCCTCCCTGCAGGAGAAAAAGTTCTATCTCTTAAATTAATCCCCTGTGAAACTGAAACTCTGAAGGGTTACTACGATATCCAGCCCGGGCCTCCTATAATACCTACCTCAGTAAAAGACAATAAAATTAAAACTGTTAAAGACAGTAAAATATATAAACAATCCTCTCCCTACCCCGGAGAACCAATCTCCAATTATTTAACACATAGACTTAACGGATTTGACATACTGACAGGTCAGATTTTTCCTGTCTGCTACATCCCTAAAACAGGAAAAATATTCTATTATAAAAAAGTAATTCTGGAAATCACTACAATTCCAGACACAAAAACAAAAATAGAACAATCGGCAATGAGAATTGCGGATAAAAAAAACTCTGACAGGATACCAAGAAATATAGAAAACAGCGAAGCATTGTTTTCCTATAATAGTCTTACTAAACCACTGCCCACTCCCGTTCCTCTTGCATCTAAATCCGGTCCGTTTGATTATATCCTTATAACCGACGCAACCCTGAAAGACTCGTTTCAGGTGCTCGTAAACTGGAAAAACTCTCGCGGGATACAAACAGGGATGTTTACTACGGATTCAATATATGCTAATTATACGGGTGTTGACAATCAGGAAAAAATCAGAAATTTCATAAAAGCTTGCTACACAGCTTGGGGCGCAACTGCGCACCCCCTTAAATGGGTTGCTCTCGGCGGGGACGACGAAATTATCCCGGTAAGAGGATTGTTGGCATGGGGAACTGACGGCGTAGGAAGCCCGATTGATTCTACTATGGCAAGCGACATATACTATGCCGGACTTGACGGCAACTGGGATGCCGACGGTGATGGCGTTTACGGAGAAGGCGATACGGCAGGCGGCGGAACCGGAACTTCCGGAGAAGAAGCCGATTTTCTTCTTGAAGTAGCGGTCGGAAGGATAACCGTAGAAACTCCTGAAGAAGCAAGCAATTATATAAAGAAACTAATTTATTATGAAAACAAAACAAACCCGGATTACTTGAACAGAGCCTTGTTTGTCGGTGAGTACCTTGATCCTTATACTCAAGGCGGAGATAAAAAAGATAGCGTTGCTTATTTACTTCTTCCAAAATTCAGCATAACAAGGTTGTATGACAGGGATGGAACGTTTAATTCTGACGCCGTTGAGGATGAACTTCTGAAAGGAACACACATCCTGAATCATATTGGACACGCAAATAGTCTGGCAGTAATGGATTTATTCGGCGGAAATATAGGAAACACCGATTACCCGCTAATATATTCCCAGGGGTGTTATACCGCAGGTTTTGATGAAGCGACGAGCGGTTCCTCTGAAGCAATTTCCGAATCATTTATATTTTCGCAGACAGGAGCATTTGCGTACATCGGCAATACCCGCTTTGGATGGTATTCTCAGGGAGTCTGGAAAGGTCCCGGTGAACACTTTGACCACCAGTTCCTCGATGCGATATTTACGGAAAATATAAAAAATTTAGGTGATGCGCTGAATGACGCAAAAGAAGACCTCGTAACCGCTATGGGAGCCACCGGAACAATGAGATGGAGTTATTTCACGATTAATCTCCTTGGTGACCCTGAAACACCTATTATTACCGAATATCTGCCGCCGACTGCAAACATTTCTTCTCCTAATAACTATGCTACAATATTTGGAGACGCACTGATGAAGGGAACGGCTAAAAAGGGAGATGCCGCCGGAGCTACATTCTTGAATTATAAATTTGAATACGGAATAGGAAAAACTCCTTCGTTGTGGGTTCCTGTTTCCGATTCTTTTTATCAAGCCGTAACAAACGATACGTTGTGTCTGTTAAACACGCGGTTAATCCCTGAAGACAGTTTAGTTACTATCAAACTTATTGTAAAAGATTCCGGCGGAAAAACAGGAGAGGATAAAAGGTATTATCGCATAAATAACTGCGCATTGGACATAGCCAATAAATCGCCGGCATACAGCAATGCCGATACGGTATATTTTAAGGGAAATGCTTTTGTTTCTAATTTTACTAATTACACGATAAAATTTAAGAAAAAGAGCGGGCCTGACGTATGGGACACAACAGGGATTACACTGAGAAACAACGGAATGAGCGAAAAAGGCAACGATACGCTGGGAATATGGGTGCTTGGACAGATTCCTCTTGAAGTTTATGTCATTAAATTAAACGTTTACGGAAGCGATACTTTTGAATCTATAATAGAAATAAACATTGATGAATCCGGACTGCCGGGATTTCCGGTGTACGGAGGCTGGTTTGGGTCGCCTACCGTCTGCGACGTAAATCTTGACGGCAAAAATGAATTACTAATCAGCAAAGCCGAGGGTTTATTTGTTTATGATAACCAGGGGAACAAACTATTCAATACTTCATCCAGCGATTGGCTTTATGGCGCGCCGTCAGTTGGCGATATTGACGGTGACGGCGACCTTGAAATGGTAGTAGCCGAAAAAAATAGACTCTACGCATGGCATCATAACGGAACAACGGTAACTTCATTTCCTAAGTCTCTTCCCGGAGTCGCTTACACTTCACCGACATTATGTGATTTCAACAACGATTCTATTCCTGAAATCCTGTATTGTTCGGGCGACAGCTTATACCGGATTAAAGGAGATGGAAGTAATACATCGGGTTGGCCGATTTATGCGCCCGGCATTTATAAATCCGCAGTAGCCGATATAAATGGAGATAACGAAAAAGAAATAATATTTGGTAATAGTCTTGGAGAAGTATATGTTATTAAAAAAGATAAAACACCGGTAGCAGGTTGGCCTGTCCAGCTAAGCAGAGGCATAGGAATTCCCGTAATCGGGGATATAGATAATAACGACTCGCTTGAAATAGTCGTTCCGACCTGTGGCAGAAGCTTCGATAGCATTTATGTTTTTAAATCCGATGGGAGCAGGATGCCCGGCTGGCCTAAACCTATTATTGTTCCTTTTATGGAACCGTTTTTTCAACCTGCGCTGGGAGACCTGAACGGTGATTCATTGCTTGAAATAGTAATGCCTTCAACGGATTCTTTATACAGCTACAACCCTGTCCTGTTTGTGTTTGACTATATGGGTAACTTCTTTCCGGGTTGGCCTGAAAC
Above is a genomic segment from bacterium containing:
- the rsmD gene encoding 16S rRNA (guanine(966)-N(2))-methyltransferase RsmD, with the protein product MRITGGEFKNLRINAPEDIRPTQDSVRLAIFNVIGERIENANFIDLFAGSGAVGIEALSRGAERIVFVDSSVKVIKEIKSNIGIIDSDDSYKDKITIINKKFSQVELQDLLIPGRQNILFADPPYNKGYVKLLFEKFAGVNRSESDIFIIEHSKHEDIVEGKHYKFGDTLLTFL
- a CDS encoding cysteine synthase family protein; the encoded protein is MWNNNVLEIIGNTPLIKLNKVTKDIKATVLAKLECFNPGGSIKDRMALYILDKAKAEGKLNSDSTIVENTSGNTGVGIALYAGVNGQKTIFTIPDKMSMGKINFLKAFGAEVFVCPTAVPYDSPESYYEVAKRIAKETPNSFALNQYHNTDNLETHYKITGPEIWEQAEHKIDYVIIGAGTGGTVSGIGKFLKEKNPDIKVIAVDPIGSIYYDYFKSKKFIEPKVYFVEGIGEDMMCENMDFSVIDDIIQVTDKDSLLMSRQLLKEEGIFVGGSSGATVWAGLEVAKKLPENKIVVTVLPDGGYSYIEKIFNDEWMKEKGFI
- a CDS encoding cystathionine gamma-synthase yields the protein MKDSMKDSMKDSMKDNMKFETKAIHVGQSPDSATGAVTTPIYQTSTYFQESPGKHKGYEYSRTGNPTRTALEECLASLENCKYGLAFSSGMAAINTVMGLLKSGDNIISTLDVYGGTYRLFKNVFNNYGLIFTFVDTTKMENVIKAITPATKMLWVETPTNPLLKIVDLKSFADIGKKHKLITVVDNTFATPYFQRPVDFGIDIVLHSATKYLGGHSDVIAGAVTTNDETYYKRLKFCQNAIGGVPGPFDSWLVLRGIKTLVVRMKEHFSNALKIAEFLDSHPKVEKTYFPYLPSNPQYKLAKKQMSGMSGMIAFDIKGGYKETKKFLESVKLFTLAESLGGVESLISHPATMSHSSLTPEDKAKMGIKDNLIRLSVGIENVDDLLKDIEQALGK
- a CDS encoding C25 family cysteine peptidase, whose translation is MKLIICSLLLAQTLTAETIKINYEFQKPSVKHGQYDLITIAGLKSFIQPGKPVLPSKDIKILLPAGEKVLSLKLIPCETETLKGYYDIQPGPPIIPTSVKDNKIKTVKDSKIYKQSSPYPGEPISNYLTHRLNGFDILTGQIFPVCYIPKTGKIFYYKKVILEITTIPDTKTKIEQSAMRIADKKNSDRIPRNIENSEALFSYNSLTKPLPTPVPLASKSGPFDYILITDATLKDSFQVLVNWKNSRGIQTGMFTTDSIYANYTGVDNQEKIRNFIKACYTAWGATAHPLKWVALGGDDEIIPVRGLLAWGTDGVGSPIDSTMASDIYYAGLDGNWDADGDGVYGEGDTAGGGTGTSGEEADFLLEVAVGRITVETPEEASNYIKKLIYYENKTNPDYLNRALFVGEYLDPYTQGGDKKDSVAYLLLPKFSITRLYDRDGTFNSDAVEDELLKGTHILNHIGHANSLAVMDLFGGNIGNTDYPLIYSQGCYTAGFDEATSGSSEAISESFIFSQTGAFAYIGNTRFGWYSQGVWKGPGEHFDHQFLDAIFTENIKNLGDALNDAKEDLVTAMGATGTMRWSYFTINLLGDPETPIITEYLPPTANISSPNNYATIFGDALMKGTAKKGDAAGATFLNYKFEYGIGKTPSLWVPVSDSFYQAVTNDTLCLLNTRLIPEDSLVTIKLIVKDSGGKTGEDKRYYRINNCALDIANKSPAYSNADTVYFKGNAFVSNFTNYTIKFKKKSGPDVWDTTGITLRNNGMSEKGNDTLGIWVLGQIPLEVYVIKLNVYGSDTFESIIEINIDESGLPGFPVYGGWFGSPTVCDVNLDGKNELLISKAEGLFVYDNQGNKLFNTSSSDWLYGAPSVGDIDGDGDLEMVVAEKNRLYAWHHNGTTVTSFPKSLPGVAYTSPTLCDFNNDSIPEILYCSGDSLYRIKGDGSNTSGWPIYAPGIYKSAVADINGDNEKEIIFGNSLGEVYVIKKDKTPVAGWPVQLSRGIGIPVIGDIDNNDSLEIVVPTCGRSFDSIYVFKSDGSRMPGWPKPIIVPFMEPFFQPALGDLNGDSLLEIVMPSTDSLYSYNPVLFVFDYMGNFFPGWPETLSAKSEIFTSAVIGDIYTNPGMEIVVGTRNKGKFYAFTDSGVLIPSFPKFTADSNLACPSPTLADLDNDGFIEIIGSSLNNTYVWNTQGNSKDIEWSTSQNDVWHTGLYKFTPSNPGVEENADNKLTLSISKIMPNPFKNKTLLSFSVPENANVKINVFNLAGQHIKTLFNNTVKPGTYNVYWYGKDKNEHPSPTGIYFIKIEGIGDTKVRKLILLK